In Bacteroidota bacterium, the following are encoded in one genomic region:
- the xseB gene encoding exodeoxyribonuclease VII small subunit, with translation MSKKQKITTEENEPFSLEDSLREIREILQKMQMGANDFDENIKLFTQGTALIADCRKYLDTAEMSVKQLINGPKGPEAVDFE, from the coding sequence GTGTCAAAAAAACAGAAGATTACCACGGAGGAGAATGAACCATTCTCCTTGGAGGACAGCCTGCGGGAAATCCGTGAGATCCTTCAGAAAATGCAGATGGGGGCCAATGACTTTGATGAAAACATCAAGTTGTTTACCCAGGGCACCGCTTTGATTGCGGATTGCCGGAAGTATCTGGATACAGCAGAAATGTCGGTCAAGCAGCTCATCAACGGTCCGAAGGGTCCGGAAGCCGTGGACTTTGAATGA
- a CDS encoding DUF3127 domain-containing protein produces MVIEGKLHAKFETQQISDSFKKRDFVVEYVDNPLYPQYVTFQINQDRVSLVDNFAVGDKIEVTFNLRGREWTNPQGEKKYFNTLEAWRVQKVEAGASTPSNGGGQTVQIGVPADISGDNSDDLPF; encoded by the coding sequence ATGGTTATTGAAGGTAAATTGCATGCGAAGTTTGAGACGCAACAAATCTCAGACAGCTTCAAGAAGCGCGACTTCGTTGTTGAATACGTTGACAATCCGCTGTATCCGCAGTATGTCACGTTTCAAATCAACCAAGACCGTGTTTCCTTGGTGGACAATTTCGCAGTGGGGGATAAGATTGAGGTGACCTTCAATCTACGTGGCCGCGAATGGACAAACCCTCAAGGTGAAAAGAAGTACTTCAACACGCTCGAAGCTTGGCGCGTTCAGAAGGTGGAGGCTGGCGCAAGCACCCCATCCAATGGTGGCGGTCAAACAGTACAAATCGGAGTGCCAGCGGATATTTCCGGTGACAACTCCGACGACTTGCCGTTCTGA
- a CDS encoding DUF922 domain-containing protein — MNRPRLNFHLRALLMLMLVLPMLSAAPVSTTGIEGEIKWKKDSRLTWENFVAKPDRMSNMDALTESGITFSWNCDYRGFTVEAYAIFVPHGSWVKEPTHSLLLHEQGHFDITEIHARKLRKFFAEHPNPCRLGKSGIDNAAKAIIAANYQMQNEYDEGTNHGESNRMQREWLTRIDAELKALDAWAE, encoded by the coding sequence ATGAATCGTCCAAGGCTAAATTTCCATCTTCGCGCCCTCTTGATGCTGATGCTCGTATTGCCGATGCTCTCTGCGGCTCCCGTTTCGACCACAGGAATTGAAGGCGAGATCAAATGGAAGAAGGATTCGCGCCTGACATGGGAAAATTTCGTGGCCAAGCCTGATCGCATGAGCAACATGGATGCCTTGACCGAATCAGGAATCACGTTCTCATGGAATTGCGACTACCGAGGATTTACCGTCGAAGCCTACGCCATTTTTGTCCCGCACGGGTCTTGGGTGAAGGAGCCGACGCATTCCTTGTTGCTGCATGAACAAGGCCATTTTGACATCACTGAAATCCATGCCCGCAAGCTGCGCAAATTTTTTGCAGAACATCCCAACCCGTGCAGACTCGGAAAATCAGGGATTGACAACGCTGCAAAAGCGATCATCGCTGCCAATTATCAGATGCAAAATGAATATGATGAAGGCACCAATCATGGCGAAAGCAACCGCATGCAACGGGAATGGTTGACGCGCATCGACGCCGAACTCAAGGCGCTTGACGCGTGGGCGGAATAA
- a CDS encoding aminotransferase class I/II-fold pyridoxal phosphate-dependent enzyme — protein sequence MSSSSQFSKSLATLQLSPIVSISERARALAPGYIAETGEDFIYWQRGEINFPTPDYIVAACGKALAAGLTKYPKSGGETVFKEAIARKMARVNGAKDLNADDVIVTYGGQEALELVFKLFEGQRGAGFAPAWSCVLENFVPYCQIDFEEVPLNADFSVNYEALDEVLQDVAFFYLNTPQNPTGKVFTESEIRSIADLCEKYGVYLISDEAYERIVFDGLDYFSPMALNKEFILGCYTLSKTYAMTGWRLGYIVCRDPKIARMLRLGDYSQTAGVVTFLQHAGAEALDNIEAEEAFLAPILVEYERRRDYLYDQLCTIEGLVINRPQGAFYFFPDFASFIPPHIPAQARNLYVFQKLMDEGVATVFGLAFGKHFGTSLRLSFSCTGIEDIDRGIKRMKVALEKCKAEFGVTGGV from the coding sequence ATGTCATCTTCCTCCCAATTCAGCAAGAGTCTCGCGACTTTGCAACTGTCTCCTATTGTTTCCATTTCCGAACGTGCCCGTGCGCTTGCCCCGGGCTATATCGCCGAAACCGGCGAAGACTTCATCTATTGGCAGCGCGGCGAGATCAACTTCCCAACCCCGGATTACATTGTCGCCGCATGCGGAAAAGCTTTGGCAGCCGGCCTCACCAAATACCCCAAATCAGGTGGCGAAACCGTGTTCAAGGAGGCCATCGCCCGCAAAATGGCCCGCGTCAATGGCGCCAAAGACCTCAATGCTGACGATGTGATCGTCACCTACGGCGGACAAGAGGCTTTGGAATTGGTGTTCAAGCTGTTTGAAGGGCAGCGCGGCGCCGGATTTGCTCCCGCTTGGAGCTGTGTTTTGGAAAATTTTGTGCCTTATTGCCAGATCGACTTCGAAGAAGTGCCACTCAACGCCGATTTTTCGGTGAATTACGAGGCCTTGGACGAAGTTTTGCAGGATGTCGCCTTCTTTTACCTGAATACGCCGCAAAATCCGACCGGCAAGGTCTTCACCGAATCGGAAATCCGCAGCATTGCCGATCTCTGCGAAAAATATGGCGTTTATTTGATCAGCGACGAAGCCTACGAACGGATCGTATTCGACGGATTGGACTATTTCAGTCCGATGGCGCTGAACAAGGAGTTCATTTTGGGTTGTTATACCCTGAGCAAAACCTACGCAATGACCGGCTGGCGCTTGGGTTACATCGTTTGCCGCGACCCCAAAATCGCCCGGATGCTGCGTTTGGGCGATTACAGCCAAACCGCAGGCGTCGTGACCTTCTTGCAACATGCAGGCGCTGAGGCGCTCGACAACATCGAGGCTGAAGAAGCCTTCCTCGCACCGATTTTGGTCGAATACGAGCGTCGCCGCGACTACCTCTACGACCAATTGTGCACCATCGAAGGGCTTGTGATCAACCGTCCCCAAGGCGCCTTTTACTTTTTCCCCGACTTTGCAAGCTTCATTCCCCCGCACATCCCTGCGCAGGCCCGCAACCTTTATGTGTTCCAAAAACTCATGGACGAAGGCGTTGCGACGGTCTTTGGCCTGGCATTTGGCAAACACTTCGGCACAAGCCTGCGGTTGTCATTCAGCTGCACCGGCATCGAAGACATCGATCGCGGCATCAAACGGATGAAGGTCGCGCTGGAAAAGTGCAAAGCTGAGTTTGGTGTAACAGGCGGCGTTTGA
- the xseA gene encoding exodeoxyribonuclease VII large subunit, translated as MSATQTYSVGVLTRYIKQRLEGDPLLQDVWVTGEVSNLTQHGSGHVYFTLKDEEAQLSCAMFKGVAIRYLRKMPKHGAKIEVRGELSLYPPRGSYQLIVREMQFAGEGDLHQRFLALRDKLQAEGLFDAALKKPIPRFPRTIGVVTSPTGAVIRDIVDTLRRRYPHVRVVLAPTVVQGDAGADSIVRSLATLNAIPEIDVILLARGGGSLEDLWCFNEERVARAIVASEVPVISGVGHETDTTIADFVADLRAATPTAAAEQAVPLASDLRASLTQVEQQMGRSLQHFIEVRQQMLDDYQRQMEATLLHQLSSARQQTEHLEGQLLSSMLGTISFKRQTMNDMAHRLESAAVGLIDKQRNALQIMELQLKSFDFRDVLSRGFSITTLAGKPVLDATTLAEQDEITTYYHQGKSVSSVKKTEDYHGGE; from the coding sequence ATGTCCGCAACGCAAACATATTCTGTCGGGGTCCTCACGCGCTATATCAAGCAGCGGTTGGAGGGCGATCCCTTGTTGCAGGATGTTTGGGTGACGGGCGAAGTGAGTAACCTCACGCAGCATGGCTCAGGACACGTGTATTTTACGCTCAAGGACGAAGAGGCGCAACTCAGTTGCGCCATGTTCAAGGGTGTCGCCATTCGCTATTTGCGGAAAATGCCCAAACACGGGGCCAAAATTGAAGTGCGGGGCGAATTGAGCTTATATCCGCCGCGCGGCAGCTATCAATTGATCGTGCGCGAGATGCAATTCGCAGGCGAAGGCGACCTGCACCAACGGTTTTTGGCATTGCGCGACAAGCTGCAGGCCGAAGGACTGTTTGATGCGGCGTTGAAAAAGCCGATTCCCCGTTTTCCGAGGACCATTGGCGTCGTGACCTCTCCTACGGGTGCGGTCATACGCGACATCGTGGATACCCTCCGGCGCAGGTACCCGCACGTGCGGGTCGTGCTCGCGCCCACGGTCGTACAAGGGGATGCAGGCGCGGATTCGATCGTGCGTAGTTTGGCTACGCTGAATGCCATTCCGGAAATCGATGTGATCCTGCTCGCAAGGGGAGGAGGTTCGTTGGAGGACCTTTGGTGCTTCAATGAAGAACGTGTCGCGCGGGCAATTGTGGCGTCCGAAGTTCCCGTGATCAGTGGTGTGGGTCATGAAACAGATACCACCATCGCAGATTTTGTTGCCGATTTGCGCGCGGCTACCCCGACGGCAGCTGCCGAACAGGCGGTTCCGTTAGCTTCCGACTTGCGGGCAAGCCTGACGCAGGTGGAGCAGCAAATGGGGCGAAGCCTGCAGCATTTCATTGAAGTCAGGCAGCAGATGCTCGACGACTACCAACGACAGATGGAGGCTACGTTGCTGCATCAACTTTCATCGGCGCGGCAACAAACCGAGCATTTGGAGGGGCAATTGTTGAGTAGCATGTTGGGCACGATCAGTTTCAAGCGGCAGACCATGAACGATATGGCCCATCGTTTGGAATCGGCGGCTGTCGGCTTGATCGACAAGCAGCGCAACGCGCTTCAAATCATGGAATTGCAGCTCAAGAGTTTTGATTTCAGAGATGTTTTGAGCCGCGGTTTCAGCATTACTACGTTGGCCGGAAAGCCCGTCTTGGATGCAACCACGCTTGCTGAACAAGACGAAATCACCACCTATTATCACCAAGGAAAATCAGTGTCAAGTGTCAAAAAAACAGAAGATTACCACGGAGGAGAATGA
- a CDS encoding ABC transporter permease, producing the protein MKQILIIYKKEMRDMLRDRRSILRMFIIPLAVFPALFGIMNAIQSNSNEQELNRSLRIGFHSNGNDLGLRQLLKETGKFEVYDAPNPDSIRLWIRSNRLDVGVSLPDDFGNKVSELQTGKIFTYGAAASDIANGRLDTSIDLFEQQLLDLRLKSLHLTLENIQPTQTEFVNTASMRETIGKLAGGFLPYIFIIFCYMGCMFPAIDLFTGEKERGTIETLLSAPVDRWKILIGKMLVIITAGLLSAILSMVGLFIGIKLAGSGVGELIDVALAILSPGTIAALVSMLLPLVVFFAGIMIPATVYAKSFKEAATTLQPLNFVVIMPAAIGMMPGIELNAITALVPILNVTLITKELIAGTMNGLYFVEAVGSLLVLASLAVMFSFNRFGNEKNILRN; encoded by the coding sequence ATGAAGCAGATACTGATTATTTACAAGAAGGAAATGCGGGACATGTTGCGGGATCGCCGTTCGATTTTGCGCATGTTTATCATTCCCCTCGCGGTATTTCCTGCCTTGTTTGGGATTATGAATGCCATTCAAAGCAATTCCAATGAACAGGAACTCAACCGATCGTTGCGAATTGGTTTCCATTCCAATGGCAATGACTTGGGATTGAGACAACTTTTGAAAGAGACTGGAAAATTTGAGGTCTATGATGCACCCAATCCGGATTCAATACGGCTTTGGATTCGCAGCAATCGTCTCGATGTCGGCGTTTCCTTGCCCGATGACTTTGGAAACAAAGTTTCCGAGCTCCAAACCGGTAAAATCTTCACTTACGGTGCCGCTGCTTCCGATATCGCAAATGGAAGACTCGACACATCGATCGACCTTTTTGAGCAGCAATTGCTCGATTTGAGGCTAAAATCATTGCATTTGACCCTGGAAAACATCCAACCGACCCAAACCGAATTTGTAAACACCGCTTCCATGCGTGAAACGATCGGCAAACTTGCAGGCGGCTTTTTGCCCTATATCTTCATCATTTTTTGTTACATGGGCTGCATGTTTCCGGCCATCGACCTTTTTACGGGGGAAAAGGAACGCGGCACGATCGAAACCTTGTTAAGCGCTCCAGTGGATCGCTGGAAAATACTGATTGGTAAGATGTTGGTCATCATCACCGCTGGGCTTTTGAGTGCAATTTTGTCCATGGTTGGCTTGTTTATCGGCATCAAACTCGCAGGCAGCGGCGTCGGTGAATTGATCGACGTGGCCTTGGCAATTCTTTCCCCGGGAACAATCGCCGCCTTGGTGTCGATGTTGCTGCCACTTGTGGTGTTTTTCGCGGGAATCATGATTCCTGCCACGGTCTATGCAAAATCCTTCAAGGAGGCTGCGACCACCTTGCAACCGCTCAACTTTGTCGTGATCATGCCCGCCGCAATCGGAATGATGCCCGGCATCGAACTGAATGCCATTACCGCCCTTGTCCCGATTCTCAACGTGACATTGATCACCAAGGAACTGATCGCCGGCACCATGAATGGCTTGTACTTTGTCGAAGCTGTGGGATCCTTGCTGGTACTCGCAAGCTTGGCTGTGATGTTCAGTTTCAACCGATTTGGCAACGAAAAAAACATCTTGCGCAACTAG